The region tcTTCTGCCTGTGCTGATGTATCCCTGCCTGGGAAATCGTTCAGTCTTTCATCTCAATACTTGAAAGGATCCTTGGATGCCTAATGATCACGTCAGGAATGAGGAAAACAAATGGTAGTGTTgatggaaataaaagcacagccTGTGGCATTAGGGAGGATATTTTGCTTTGGAGGTGAGTCTGTAGGAAAATTACTACCCTTGTGCTGTGACTGTGGGCCTGGGGCGATGCAGGGGCAATATAAGAGAGAGCTTGTCCTTACTCTCTCATCCACTCCTCTTGCCTCAGTCTGCTTGGGACCAAGGTGAGTTGGGTCActtttctcctctccttcctcttcctcctcctgtttTCCAGTGCATATCTGTCACTTGGTCCTATGCTGCATCATGGGACTACTCTGTGAGAGGTGGAATGTGAGAGAGGGTCATATGGAGGGAGGCTGGGGCTTTCCTGAAGAGTGATAGTCTAGGCAGGAATATTCTGAGATTGGTTACTCTTGGCAGGGAACCTGTGGGCTAAAcattatcactctctacaacttcctgaagggtagttgtagtcaggtggggttggtctctttctccaagcagcaaatgacagaacaagaggTCACAGTCTCAATCTGtgtcaagggaaatataggatagatattaggaaaaagtttttcatgcAAAGTGTTATAAAGTTCTGTAatggtctgcccagggaggtggtggagtcaccatccctggatgtgtttaaaaaaaattggatgtggcactcagtgccgtGGTTTAGTTGAGAtattggggctgggctggactcgatCTTGAAGTTCTCTTCCAATCTggtgattctctgattctgtgaaatatgaGGAAAAACCTGTGGACATCCTTGCGTCTCAATCTCTTGTCACCGTCTTGGCTGGAGTCATGGTGTTGTGACAGGCTGCACTTCAAACACCTCTTACAGGCTGCTCCTCTCTGGTCTCTCTGCCAGGTGCATCTGCAGCCCCAAGCCATGTCCTGCTACAGCCCGTGccggccctgccagccctgtggcccCACCCCGCTGGCCAACAGCTGCAATGAGCCctgtgtcaggcagtgccaggactCCACCGTGGCCATCCAGCCCTCGGCCGTGGTGGTGACCCTGCCCGggcccatcctcagctccttcccacagaACACCGTGGTGggatcctccacctctgctgctgttggcagcatcctcagctctcagggagtgcccatcagctctgggggctttggcCTCTCTGGCCTGGGCAGTGGCCTCTGTGGCATCAGGGGTCTCCCctgctgaagctgctgctgctggccctggggaaGGAAGCCAGGGACTCCCAGGATGGAACCGCCCTGGGCACGCAGCATCGGCTCCTTGCTTCCTGAGGGGCTGAGCAAGCCCAGCAGCCcttgcccagggacagggccagcctgggctcttgggaagcacagccctgccctgcctctgtcTCCTGACACTCTCCCCTTTCCCTCCTGTCTCCTTGTTCCCTTGTGCTCTCCAAGACTGTGAGTCCCACACAGCcatcctgggcagctcctgctggccctgctccctctctgGATCTGGAAGAAGGACACTTCCTGGGGCACAGATTCCCTTCTGTCCCTCATGCTCTCTGCACTGAGACCTCCAGATGGACCAACCttatttctctgttttggcTCATTAAATTTCTGTTGCATCCCAGCCCATGTGTCTGTGTCATTCTTTCCCCTGCAGGTTCTTTCTCAATATGCCTTGAGGAAAATAAGTTTTTAAGAGCTGGTTTTTTGAGGGTTTGCTTGGGATGAATATGCAGTGATGGATAATAGCATTTTATGGGTTCTACTCAAAGTAGAGTTCCATTTCACCAAATTAACCCTTCTACAGATTCTTTGCACTTGGAGCTAGAATGGTGCTGataacacagaaatattttgggtttttctgggCAGTGCTTGCCCATCATAAACCCTGTCTCTCCAACCTCCTCTCCAAAAGGGCATGAAGGTGAATGTGGTCAAGAGGCTGGGAGAGGACATAGCCAGGTTGCCTGACGCATGCTGACCAAAAGGATATTCAATACCATGAGACATTATGGTCAGCGAAAAATGCtgagaggaaggaggaggaggaggctgtcTGGGGAGCTTTTATAAATAGACTCTTTGTCCCACcgatttttttttgagaaactgACTGCTCATGATTTGAATGTGGGTTGTATTCACTGGATAAAAGTTTGGCTTTATGGCCATGCtcagagagtggtggtgaacAGAGTTAAGTCCAGTTGATGGCCAGTGACTAGTGGTGTTGCCCTAGTATTTGGGCTCAGAATTTTGTCCACTTCTGATCAGTATCTTCGTGGATGACCAGGGCCAGGGGATCAAGTGTATCCTCAGTAAGTTTGCAGATGACTCCAAGCTGGATGTCACTGTTGATTTTGTAGAGGGTAGAAAGGTTTTatgagggatctggacaggctgcatCAATGGACTGAGGCCAACTGTATGAGGTTCAAAAAGAGCAAATGCTGCGTCCAGCCCTTGGGTCACCACAGTAGCCTGCATCTCTACAGTTTTGGGGCAAAATGGCTGGAAAACTGCCTGGGGGTAAGGACATGGGTGTGCTGGTGAACAGCAGTGGAACATGAGCCCAGACTCCATCATAACTGCTGGGAGAGTCCACAGGCTGAACTTGGGATGCTTATTGGATAAGAACCACACTCTGCACACATTGAATACTTTTATCAGGGATTAAAActttgttttgtatttctttgaaTACATTTTTGCAGTCAGATACTATCACTGGCAATCCTTGAACCGTAATCTGTCACAATTTTATGTGATTCAGAGTATTATTCCATAAACTGTCAGTGTCAGTCCTTCACTGGTGTTTGCAGTGTCTGTTAGCAGGGAACATACTGAAATACAATGGAAGATCCACTAAGGGGTCAAATAGTTGGAAGATCTGCTGAGGAGTCTCCCTGAGGATGATGGTGTTTCCCTGACTGAGTCAGTAGAGCTACCCTCCAATCCAGCAGGATGGCTCAGTGAAGGGTCCCCCTAATTGGACAATGACAGAGTGGTTGGGCAGAAGGGTCTCATCTTTTCTGGGGCACTGACAGACAAATTAAACACTAAGGGTCCAGGAAATCTCCCTTTTTCACATGACAGCATCTCTGATGGAGCTCTAGTCACTGAACTGTGTTGAACCATTCCATCTAGTCCTAGATAGGTAGAGAAGTTTGAAAAACAGAGGATCACCCTCTAAGGATAGTCAAAGAAATCCTTTGATAATGGTCTCCACACATGCATTCCCAATAACACCCCATGTCTATTTGTGAGGGCAAATACAGGGGAAATGATGACAAAAATGCAATGGCTCAAATGCAGTAGAACTTTAATGAATCAAAATATGAAAACTAGGTAAATCTGAGTTAAAGGAGCACCAGAGGCAGATAGGAGTCGTCACCAAATAAGTGGTGAAGATCTCAGAAGATGTCCATCTGCCTGCCCTAcagagggagcagggccagcagatTTTCCCCACAATGGCTGTGTGGGACTCACAGTCTCGGAGAGCACAAGGGAACAAGGAGACAGGAGGGAAAGGGGAGAGTGTCAGGAgacagaggcagggcagggctgtacTTCCCAAGAGcccaggctggccctgtccctgggcaagGGCTGCTGGGCTTGCTCAGCCTGTCAGGAAGCAACAAGCTGATGCTCCATCCCCAGTGAAGAGCCATCCTGCTGAGTCCTTTGGTTCCATCCTGAAATCATGGCCAGCAGCTTTAGCAGGGGAGGCGCCTGATGCCACAGAGGCCACTGCCCAGGCCAGAGAGgccaaagcccccagagctgatgggcactccctgagagctgaggatgctgccaacagcagcagaggtggaggatccCACGGCGGTGTtctgtgggaaggagctgaggatgggccCAGGCAGGGTCACCACCACAGGTGAGGGCTGGATGGCCACGTGGGagtcctggcactgcctgacacagGGCTCATTGCAGCTGTTGGCCAGCGGGGTGgggccacagggctggcagggccggCACGGGCTGTAGCAGGACATGGCTTGGGGCTGCAGATGCACCTGAGACAGAGAGAAGAGGGAAGCAGAACAGAAACTGGATGAAGAGCAGTCTTTTCCCCCACTAAGATTGAGATAAGTCACAAGTTGGAGAAAAGAGCTGGGAACTTTGCAGTGAGATCCACAGCTATCACATTCCTTTCTGCCCAAAAGAACCCCCTGGACAGCAACCAAGCTCAAAGAGGTTCCTTTTTAGTCCATTGCCATGAGATACTTAACCAAGTTTCACCCTCTGGTGATGACAGAacttcctccccttccctctcccatcATAGCAGTTCCAAGACCCCACGTAGGACTGGGGCAGGTATGAGCTGAGGTGCATTGGAGGAAtatgaagagaaagagaagcaaagacaAGAAAAAGCTTCAACTCACCTTGTACTGAAGGAGATGGAGCTGAAGGAGTGGATGAGAGAGTGAGGGGAAGGTCCTGCTTTTATACTGCTCTTGCACTGCCCCAGGCCCACAGACATTGCATGACAGCAGTAATTTTCCTAGACTTACTTCAAAAACAAAATGTTCTACCTAGTGGCACAGGTTGTGTTTGGCTTCTGTCAACCACTGCTGCCATTCCATTTCCTCATTTTCAACATTCTTGCTCTACTTTCATGTGCTGAGATGAGGCACCCAAGGATATCCTGGGTGATGCTTTGTCAGTGAAGGCAGAACATGTGTTTGAAGTGTGGTGGGGTCCCATGAATGCAGGGGATGTTGGCTTGGAGTGAATTGCAATTGTATACAGCTCCCTTTGTAGCAAGAATTTTCAGCTGCCTTCCTATAATTGAGCTTTTCTCTGGGGAGAATGTTTGCCAGTTTGTCTGAGCATGCAGGACTAGGGACAACCAAAGCCTGGCTGGGTTTGAACCAGGCAAAATACATGATGGGCACAAGAAATTCTTCCAGGTAGATGAGAAGTCCAGAGGCTAACTGGAGCAGCTTCACTGAGGATGAGGAAAGGTGGAGGTACTCAAGGGATTCTTGGTTTTTACCAGCAGGAATTGCTGTCAAGAGACTGGGCTCCTTGGAAAGTCATCTGCCGGAAAGGTTTACGTGCACAAGGTCCTACTGGTGGAAGAAAAATCTCCTCCCCACTACAGGCTGGAGATGATTGGCTGCCAAAGAGGTTTGCAGCAAAGGACAGGGGTTCTGGAGGGCACCATGAGACAGCCCTGTGCTCTTGTGGAAATGGCATCTGACAATATCCTGGGCTGCTCAGGAAGGGGGTGTCTTTCAGATGATGGAAGATGATCTCAGAAGTGCGGAGATAGAGGAGACAATGCCTCTCTTAGTCTTCACCTACAAGATCTCCCAGGTTGCTGCACCCCCTAAGAGTTCTGAGAAGGTGGGGGAGCCTTCCCAGCAGTAAATgggtgtaaaaaaaaaagactgccTGACAAGAGTCAACCAGTGAAAGCCTGCTAATACATTCTGGGTCATGGCTTCTATAAAGTGAGTTGTTGACTATCTGGGCTACAGGGGCCCTCTAGCATTCAAGAAGAACAAACAGCAAGATCTGCACTTGGAAATTAAAAACCTCTTCCAGCAGTATGGGCTGGAGACTGAACTATGCTACAGTCTTAGAGCCTCTCTTTTCTCTTGTGAGAGATGCCTTGGGGAGAGGCTTGGAGGGTGGAGTGGATGCACAAGCCTCATTCTTCTGGACAAAGAGACCATGCTGTGTTGAGGAGCTCTCCTGAATGCTCTGTGGAGGGATAGAAGGGGTTGCAGAAAACATCTCCCCACTGGTTGGGACTCCTCAATGGTCCCGTGCATTGAGTATTCTCTTGGCATCTGTGCTTCAGCATACCTTGTTTACCATGCCCAAAAAGACTTGCTTGGAGGGCAACCCAGCACCCTTGGGGAAGCAGGAACTTGTCCAACTCCCTAGTAAATGAGAGATGTCAGTGCCACGCACCTCAGAACACTGAGGGAGGGGATGTGCTCATAAGGGCTCTGGGTACAAAACCAGCTGTCAAACCACATAAAGGAGTGATGCActtctctgccctgcagacatGGAGGCAGCTGGGGAGTGCCCCAGGAGGGCAAGGGAATGCCTTGAGTAGGCAAATTTCTAGGGGGAGACTCTCCCTACCAGTGGCAAGCCACGCTCTAATTTTGGGTTGGCCGTGTGTCAGCATTTTGGTGTGAGGCCCAGCCAGGAGGGTGTGGTGTCTGTAGACCCATGCCCCTTGCAGGGTCACAATTGTCCTCCAGCAAGGGCAGATTCATGCATAACCCAGGAAAGGTGGTGCAAGCACTGGGCTATACCCGAGTACACAGCTTCAGGCAGCCACAACAGCCATTGCTGACAGCGTGACCTTCTTGCCAACACTCCCACAGCTTCAGGGGCTCACAGGACAGTCAACATGTTTTTCAAAAGTCTTTCCTGCTGGTCAGGGTATAATCACGCAGCCAAAGCTCATGGCACTGTGAGGAGAATGGGACAAACAAGGTGCTGTGCCAAGTCCCAACACACCCCTCATGTACTGAGGAGAGACTCCACCAGAACTGTAACCATGGTCCTTAGGAAGGatgacattttctttcttcatgcTGACTGAAGGCAGTGATATGAAACCCCCAGAGACTGCCATGAGAGCGGATGACACTTCCAAGTGAATGTGTAAAGGATTGAGGGAGAAGGTTAAGTCACATCATTAGGCACAGGTGCCTTTGTGTACCCAGGACAGACTCCTGCACTGGTGGGGGGAGAGTCAAATCTTTCTGTAATGAGGTTTGAAAGGAACATCACCAGGTTTCCCAGTTCCATGTCCTACATCTGCACAGACCCCTCCTGCACTTGAGGGTACATCTTCTGGTGACAGGGACATGATCCATCTTGGGAAATCATTTGATCTGTCATCCTGGAACTTGAAATGAGCCTGCATAGCATAATGGGCACGTCAGAAATGAGGAAATGCACTGGCaatggtgatggaaaacaaaacacGACCTGGGGCATTAGGTGGGATATTTTGTTTTGGAGATGAGTGTGTTGGAAAATTACTGTCCTCACACAGTGACTGTGGGCCTggggcagcacaggagcagtATAAAAGCAGCTCCATCTCCTCACTGTCTCATCCACTCCTCTCCTGCACACAGTCTCCTTGGGAACAAGGTAAGTCTGAAGctctttattcttcttttattcATTCTAATCATTATGCTTCCGTGGGATTTTTCAGCACAAAGCTGTCTGTTCTATACCTGATTCTGGAGTTGCTTTCTATGGGAGATGGAAAGGTGCAAAAGAGGTGTCATGGAGACAGGCTGGAGCTCATTTAGGTGTCTCCTATGGCGTGGGCTAGGAAGGGATCTCCCAGAGCTCAGTAGCATTTTGCAAGTCTCTTTTGGGCTTTGGAGAACGAGAAGCCTGTGGGCTTCCCTATGATCCTTCcagctctttgtgtgagctcaTGTCTTCTCTCTCTTGTGGTGGTGTTACAGGCTTCTACTCACTTATGCTTTTCTACCTTCTGTCCTCTCTGCCAGGTGCATCTGCAGCCCCAAGCCATGTCCTGCTACAGCCCGTGccggccctgccagccctgtggcccCACCCCGCTGGCCAACAGCTGCAATGAGCCctgtgtcaggcagtgccaggactCCCACGTGGCCATCCAGCCCTCACCTGTGGTGGTGACCCTGCCCGggcccatcctcagctccttcccacagaACACCGCCGTGggatcctccacctctgctgctgttggcagcatcctcagctctcagggagtGCCCATCAACTCTGGAGGCTTTGGCCTCTCTGGCCTGGGCAGTGGCCTCTGTGGCAGGAGGTGCTTCCCCTGCTAAAGCTGCTGGCCATGATTCCAGGGTGTGAACCGAAGGACTCAGCAAGATGGTTCTTCACTGGGGATGG is a window of Passer domesticus isolate bPasDom1 chromosome 27, bPasDom1.hap1, whole genome shotgun sequence DNA encoding:
- the LOC135286661 gene encoding feather keratin Cos1-2-like; translated protein: MSCYSPCRPCQPCGPTPLANSCNEPCVRQCQDSTVAIQPSAVVVTLPGPILSSFPQNTVVGSSTSAAVGSILSSQGVPISSGGFGLSGLGSGLCGIRGLPC
- the LOC135286645 gene encoding feather keratin 1-like, translating into MSCYSPCRPCQPCGPTPLANSCNEPCVRQCQDSHVAIQPSPVVVTLPGPILSSFPQNTAVGSSTSAAVGSILSSQGVPISSGGFGLSGLGSGLCGIRRLPC
- the LOC135286628 gene encoding feather keratin 1-like — translated: MSCYSPCRPCQPCGPTPLANSCNEPCVRQCQDSHVAIQPSPVVVTLPGPILSSFPQNTAVGSSTSAAVGSILSSQGVPINSGGFGLSGLGSGLCGRRCFPC